A DNA window from Hevea brasiliensis isolate MT/VB/25A 57/8 chromosome 2, ASM3005281v1, whole genome shotgun sequence contains the following coding sequences:
- the LOC110667578 gene encoding cytochrome P450 81Q32 translates to MSNMDEIWFYIISIISLIFLLSKIFLLKQASPKNLPPSPPALPIIGHMHLLKNPLHKTLQNLSNQYGPIISLKFGFRNVLIISSPTLLDDCFNKNDIILANRPRLLVGEILNNNYTTIMAAPYGRHWRNLRRIAACEIFSMNSITMCLSNREQEVRILLKDLFKSSSTSFKKVEMKSKLSELSFNIIMRRISGKRYFGEESKHIRDIISEIFEMNGSSNPGDFLPFLQWIDFQGIKKRMLRLQKELDEFAQGLIDEHRNHKNSCTQGQGRTKTMIDNMLSLQESEPQNYSDEFIKSLILSIIVAADTTVATMEWTMSLLLNHPEVLKKAEAEIRQAIGQDRLVDESDYPNLPYLQSIIKESMRFKTVGPLLIPHAPSKDCIIKGYHVPQGTMLIVNAWAVHMDPKVWEDPTSFKPERFEDLEDEAHKLIPFGLGRRACPGSGLANRVISLALASLIQCFEWERTNEDVVDMFEGIRFTVPKPQPLEALCKARESMINVLEKI, encoded by the exons ATGTCCAATATGGATGAAATATGGTTTTACATCATTTCTAtcatttctttaatctttctcctCTCAAAGATATTTTTATTGAAACAAGCTAGCCCAAAAAACCTCCCACCTAGCCCTCCTGCACTCCCCATAATTGGCCATATGCATCTCCTAAAAAACCCTCTTCATAAAACTTTGCAAAACTTATCAAATCAATATGGTCCAATCATATCCCTTAAGTTTGGTTTCCGAAATGTTCTCATCATATCATCCCCAACCTTACTTGATGATTGCTTCAATAAAAATGACATTATCTTAGCTAATAGGCCTCGACTACTAGTTGGTGAAATACTAAATAATAACTACACCACAATAATGGCTGCTCCTTATGGCCGACATTGGCGCAACCTCCGTCGCATTGCTGCATGTGAAATTTTCTCAATGAATAGCATCACGATGTGCCTGAGCAATAGAGAACAAGAAGTTAGAATCTTGCTTAAAGATCTATTCAAAAGTTCGAGTACAAGTTTCAAGAAAGTGGAGATGAAGTCGAAGCTATCAGAACTTTCTTTTAACATTATAATGAGAAGGATTTCAGGGAAGCGTTATTTTGGAGAGGAGTCTAAGCACATTCGTGATATTATAAGTGAGATTTTTGAAATGAATGgttcatcaaatccaggggattTTTTACCATTCTTACAATGGATTGATTTCCAAGGAATAAAGAAAAGGATGCTGAGATTGCAAAAAGAATTAGATGAATTTGCCCAAGGTTTGATAGATGAGCATCGAAATCATAAAAATTCTTGCACACAAGGACAAGGAAGGACTAAGACAATGATCGATAACATGTTATCTTTACAAGAATCTGAACCTCAGAACTATTCTGATGAATTCATCAAAAGCCTCATACTG TCAATTATAGTCGCAGCAGATACAACAGTAGCCACAATGGAATGGACTATGTCGCTTCTACTTAACCATCCCGAGGTGCTAAAGAAGGCTGAAGCCGAGATAAGACAAGCTATTGGTCAAGATCGATTAGTAGACGAGTCTGATTATCCCAATTTGCCATACCTACAAAGCATCATAAAAGAGTCAATGCGATTCAAGACAGTAGGACCACTTCTAATTCCCCATGCACCATCAAAAGATTGCATTATTAAGGGTTATCATGTACCACAAGGCACAATGTTGATAGTCAATGCTTGGGCTGTTCATATGGATCCTAAGGTATGGGAGGACCCAACAAGTTTTAAGCCagagagatttgaagatttagaGGATGAGGCTCATAAATTGATTCCATTTGGTTTGGGGAGGAGGGCATGTCCTGGATCTGGACTAGCAAATAGAGTGATTAGCTTGGCCTTGGCTTCATTAATACAATGCTTTGAGTGGGAGAGAACCAATGAAGACGTAGTGGATATGTTTGAAGGGATAAGGTTTACTGTACCCAAACCACAGCCATTGGAAGCCTTATGCAAAGCACGTGAGTCTATGATTAATGTGCTGGAGAAGATATAA